A genomic region of Homalodisca vitripennis isolate AUS2020 chromosome 5, UT_GWSS_2.1, whole genome shotgun sequence contains the following coding sequences:
- the LOC124362418 gene encoding uncharacterized protein LOC124362418, which translates to MCLLTPMLRYRASLQVISICLPVKQITCLTNGHSGNKKAITEGRITENSDGEGSLSITEVTSGDSENYTCEVEYINPDTGHHTEETFEHVLNVVALPIVTVRLSLHYRGSLACDSSIIQMFKLFMPQQLEDFVCKIDEDKHLCKIEVHSTVCHTESPDESRERGERRVRIKKRIWPRAKREDSMEMSLNYEVFIHRSEEKWLSSENSTLCHAECHLYITFKLLKLLKESMTEAMFIPVVSESQHGTENFYPVQSSLKVKYIFGCMGGYHLQDGFCVACPEHTFSNDGDTECTHCPPHTYQGKLGARKCIPCTNRWIPACNEYIEDTNLYIVLLVLVILCITVSVFAGIYYMRVKEKTFSQMTKKVIPFSSKASTPKSKGKKKSSKRVHIAQPESTEIQSLLDSTTDDESIQRNDKTKKKKDPSVTSDEEVVGKKNVSGKKKNAESTKEDVGSKKSKATKKK; encoded by the exons AGGGTCGAATAACGGAGAACTCTGACGGCGAGGGTTCGCTGTCCATAACGGAGGTGACCTCCGGGGACTCGGAGAACTACACGTGCGAGGTGGAGTACATCAACCCCGACACAGGACACCACACCGAGGAGACCTTCGAGCATGTGCTCAACG TGGTTGCCCTACCCATCGTAACGGTGCGCCTGTCCTTGCATTATCGTGGGTCGTTGGCGTGTGACTCCAGTATTATACAGATGTTCAAGCTGTTCATGCCTCAACAATTGGAGGACTTTGTGTGCAAGATAGACGAGGACAAGCACCTGTGCAAGATTGAGGTGCACAGTACTGTCTGTCATACCGAGTCACCAGATGAGTCTcgg gaaCGTGGTGAAAGAAGAGTACGTATAAAAAAGCGGATATGGCCACGAGCTAAACGGGAG GACTCGATGGAAATGTCCCTCAACTATGAAGTGTTCATCCATAGATCAGAAGAGAAGTGGCTCTCCTCAGAGAACTCCACACTGTGTCACGCAGAGTGCCATCTGTACATAACGTTCAAGCTGTTGAAACTGTTGAAAGAGAGCATGACGGAAGCTATGTTCATACCAG ttgtgtcagaatcaCAGCATGGAACCGAGAACTTCTATCCCGTACAATCTTCGCTcaaagtcaaatatatttttggcTGCATGGGAGGATACCATCTACAGGACGGATTTTGTG TGGCTTGCCCGGAACACACGTTTAGCAACGATGGGGACACGGAGTGTACGCACTGTCCGCCTCACACTTACCAAGGGAAGCTCGGGGCCCGCAAGTGTATCCCCTGCACGAACAGGTGGATTCCAGCCTGCAACGAATAT ATTGAAGATACGAACTTATACATTGTTCTTCTCGTCCTTGTGATACTATGCATCACGGTGTCTGTATTCGCCGGCATCTATTACATGCGTGTGAAGGAGAAAACAT TTTCTCAAATGACAAAGAAGGTAATACCGTTCTCCAGCAAGGCATCTACGCCTAAAAGTAAAGggaaaaag aaatCAAGCAAACGAGTTCATATAGCGCAACCGGAATCGACAGAAATTCAGAGTCTATTGGATAGCACAACAG ATGATGAATCGATCCAAAGAAAtgataaaacaaagaaaaaaaaggaTCCATCGGTTACATCAGATGAAGAGGTTGTAG GCAAGAAAAACGTATCAGGGAAAAAGAAAAATGCTGAAAGTACCAAGGAGGATGTAGGTTCCAAGAAAAGTAAAGCTACGAAGAAAAAATGA